CCGTGCCTTTGCCGATGGGCTTGGTGGTGAAGAAGGGCTCGAAAATGCGTTTGAGCGTTTCAGGTGGTATGCCAGAGCCGGTGTCGCCCACCTCCAGCCACACGTGTTCCCCTTCGGTTCCCGTGCGAATGGTGATGCATCCACGCGTATCGCCCATGGCATGGGCCGCGTTGACCACCAGGTTCATGACCACCTGGTTGATCTGGGACGCCAGGCATTCGATGCTGGGAATGGCGCCGTACTCCTTCACCAGATCGGCCTTGTACTTGATTTCGCTGGCCACGATGTTCAGCGTCGAGTCGATGCCCTTGTGCAAATCGGCCCATTCCCACTCCTGCTTGGAGTCCACGCGGGAAAAATCCTTCAGATCCTGAACGATCTGACGCACCCGCACGATGCCTTGCTTGGATTCCCGCATGAGCACGGGAATGTCTTCTTTCAGGAAATCCAGTTCCACGCGTTCGCGCAAGGCCCGCAGGTGCTCGGCCACGTCGGGTGTGGGAATGCTGGACTCGGCATCTTCGTAGGCTGTGAGCAACTCAAACAATTGCTCGATATAGCCTTCCAACGTGCCGAAGTTTGAAAAGATATAGCCAATCGGGTTGTTGATCTCATGCGCAACACCGGCGGCCAGTTGGCCGATGGAGGCCAGTTTCTCCGACTGGACCAGTTGCCCTTCCAGGTGCTTGCGCTCGCCGATCTCGTTTTGCAAAGCTTCATTGACGGTGCGCAGCTCACGGGTGCGTTCCTGTACCGCGTCCTCCAAGCGCGTGCGTTGCGCCGCGGCATCGTGTGTCATTTGCCATTTGGTGGTGAGCGCCGTGGCCAGCTGGAAGACCTCAATCGCATCAAAGGGCTTTTTCAGGATGAGCAGCCGGTCACGTACCTCCAGTCGCGCCAAGATGTCGTCCCACGAACTGTCGGCATAGGCCGTGCAAATGACCACCTGCAAGCGCGGGTCGCTGCGCCACAGATGTTCAATGGTTTGCACGCCATCCCACCCCGGCGGCATGCGCATGTCCACGAAGGCCATGGCGTACGGCCGGTTTTCCTGGAGGGACGCCTCTATTTTTGACAGCCCTTCCTGCCCCTGGTAGGCCGAATCGAGTTCAAAGGCGGTCAGGTCGGGCGCTTGGGCATCATCGCCAAACAGGGCCGCCTCCACAGCGCTGAGTTCCCCATGTTCCAGCGCTTGGGGCATGAGGATTTTTCGAAAATCCTCATGGATGGCGGGCATGTCGTCAACCAGCAGGATGCGACGGTTTTGCGGAATCTTCATCGCGGGTCCTCCGGGGAGTCGACGGAATTCTTTTCAAAATTATTAGAGCAGATTTCTCCTGGTTGCCGGTCTTTTCGCTTTCAGCGGTGTGCGCCAAAACGTCAGTTGTACGTGAGCGCCCGCGCCTTGCCCCAGAACACGCGGTACATGAAAGCGGTGTAGACCACGATCACCGGCAGCGTGATCGCCACCCCGATGAACACCACCGTGAGCGACCCGGTGCCGATCGCCGCTTCCCACACCGTCATGCGGCCGATCACGATGTCCGGAAAGATGCTGTAGGCCAGCCCGAAGAAGGCCAGCACGAAGATCAGCACCGTGGCCACGAACACCACCCAGCCATGGCCCGCTTTCACCATGCCCGGGTGTGTCACCACCCAGCGCACCGCGAAAAAGGCCACGGCACAGCTCAGTGGGATCGGCATCAGCGCGAACACCTCGGGCACGCCGAACCACTTGTCCACCACCGCCGGGTTCACCAGCGGCGTGGCGGCCGAGATGGCCACCAGGGCCGCGCCCACGGGCCACAGCACGCGCCGTGCCCAGTGCACTGCACGCTCCTGCAAGGCGCCTTCGGTCTTCATGATCAGCCAGCCCGCGCCCAGCAGCACGTAGGCGGCGGGCAGCGTGAGCGCGATGCCCAGGCTGAAACCCAGCCCGAGCGGCCCGTTGTCGAAACCGGTGATGTAGCTGCCCAGCATCCAGCCCTGGGCCGCGCTGGCCAGCAGCGAGCCGCCGAAGAAGGCCCGGTTCCAGAACGGCTTCCAGACCAGCGGCGCCTTCACGCGGAAGTCGAACGCCACACCGCGCAGGATCAGCCCGATCAGCATCAGGGCCACTGGCAGGTACAGCGCCTGCAGCACCAGGCCATGGGCGAACGGGAACGCCACCAGCAACACGCCCACGCCCAGCACCAGCCAGGTCTCGTTGGCGTCCCAGAACGGGCCGATGCTGGCGATCATGATGTCCTTCTGCGCGTCGTCGGCCAGCGGCAGCAGCAGGCCCACGCCGAGGTCGTAGCCGTCGAGCACCACGTAGGCCAGCAGGGCCAGGCCCATCACGGCCAGAAAGATCAGCGGCAGCAGGTGGGCCCAGCTTGTGTCCATGGGATTCTCCGAAGGGGTGTCAGACGCCGGCCTTGCCGAGTTCGGCGCCGTGGGTGGGGGAGGGCGCGTGCTGGACGGGGTGCTCCGCCATGTACTTGAGCACGCCCACGTAGGTGACCAGCAGCAGGCCGTAGACCACCAGGTAGGCGGTGAGGGTGAGCGCGATCATGGGCGGCGCCGTGTGGGTGGCCAGCTCGCTGGTGCGCAGCAGGCCGTAGACCATGAAGGGCTGGCGGCCGATCTCGGTCACGTACCAGCCCGAGAGCGTGGCCAGCCAGCCCGAAAACGTCATGCCCGCGAGCACCCAGAGCCAGGGCCGGGGCCACGGGTGGTGGCCTTCTGCCGCGCCCTGGCGGCGCTGGCGCCAGAGCCGCCAGGCGCTGAACCAGGCCACCACCAGCATCAGGCTGCCCACACCCACCATCACGCGAAAACCCCAGAACACCGGCGCCACCGGTGGGTGTGCATCTTTGAAATCGTGGATGCCCTGGACCTCGCCATCGAGGTCGTGCGTGAGCACCAGGCTGGCCAGCCGGGGGATCTTGAGCGCGTGGTGGGTGGTGCCCGCGGCTTCGTCGGGGATGCCGAAGAGCGTGAGCGGCGCGCCCTTCTCGGTGTCCCAAATGCCTTCCATCGCGGCGATCTTGGCCGGCTGGTGCTCCAGGGTGTTGAGTCCGTGCAGATCGCCGGCCAGGAACTGCAGCGGCATGGCCACCGCGGCCGCCACGATGGCCGTGCGC
This Hydrogenophaga taeniospiralis DNA region includes the following protein-coding sequences:
- a CDS encoding ATP-binding protein; translated protein: MKIPQNRRILLVDDMPAIHEDFRKILMPQALEHGELSAVEAALFGDDAQAPDLTAFELDSAYQGQEGLSKIEASLQENRPYAMAFVDMRMPPGWDGVQTIEHLWRSDPRLQVVICTAYADSSWDDILARLEVRDRLLILKKPFDAIEVFQLATALTTKWQMTHDAAAQRTRLEDAVQERTRELRTVNEALQNEIGERKHLEGQLVQSEKLASIGQLAAGVAHEINNPIGYIFSNFGTLEGYIEQLFELLTAYEDAESSIPTPDVAEHLRALRERVELDFLKEDIPVLMRESKQGIVRVRQIVQDLKDFSRVDSKQEWEWADLHKGIDSTLNIVASEIKYKADLVKEYGAIPSIECLASQINQVVMNLVVNAAHAMGDTRGCITIRTGTEGEHVWLEVGDTGSGIPPETLKRIFEPFFTTKPIGKGTGLGLSLSYGIVQKHNGRIDVDSVVDQGTTFRVTLPIRQAPT
- a CDS encoding cytochrome d ubiquinol oxidase subunit II, yielding MDTSWAHLLPLIFLAVMGLALLAYVVLDGYDLGVGLLLPLADDAQKDIMIASIGPFWDANETWLVLGVGVLLVAFPFAHGLVLQALYLPVALMLIGLILRGVAFDFRVKAPLVWKPFWNRAFFGGSLLASAAQGWMLGSYITGFDNGPLGLGFSLGIALTLPAAYVLLGAGWLIMKTEGALQERAVHWARRVLWPVGAALVAISAATPLVNPAVVDKWFGVPEVFALMPIPLSCAVAFFAVRWVVTHPGMVKAGHGWVVFVATVLIFVLAFFGLAYSIFPDIVIGRMTVWEAAIGTGSLTVVFIGVAITLPVIVVYTAFMYRVFWGKARALTYN
- a CDS encoding cytochrome ubiquinol oxidase subunit I → MDALILSRMQFAANISFHILFPTITIALCWFLLFFRLRFIQTRDPAWEEAYYFWTKVFALSFALGVVSGIVMSFQFGTNWQGFMEKTGNISGPLLGYEVLTAFFLEASFLGIMLFGRGRVSERVHLTATALVALGTTLSAFWILSLNSWLQTPAGFEIVNGQFIPTDWWAVVFNPSFPYRFAHKLLASALTASFLIAGLCAWQLLKGSATAGTHKAMRTAIVAAAVAMPLQFLAGDLHGLNTLEHQPAKIAAMEGIWDTEKGAPLTLFGIPDEAAGTTHHALKIPRLASLVLTHDLDGEVQGIHDFKDAHPPVAPVFWGFRVMVGVGSLMLVVAWFSAWRLWRQRRQGAAEGHHPWPRPWLWVLAGMTFSGWLATLSGWYVTEIGRQPFMVYGLLRTSELATHTAPPMIALTLTAYLVVYGLLLVTYVGVLKYMAEHPVQHAPSPTHGAELGKAGV